From the Nonlabens marinus S1-08 genome, one window contains:
- a CDS encoding T9SS type A sorting domain-containing protein: protein MKIITLTIFLITITTAAQLGTDAPWMQNIAVEKSTGELTFKQIKEAGEQYWSTHNQSAKGSGYKPFLRWLERSKPYLKADGTIQSPEEVQAALQTFQLAKTIPAPSPTDHSNWNPVGPFHYENSTSWSPGQGRINTITVDPNNSNTYYVGAPSGGLWKSTNGGQDWKPQTDFLSQIGVSAIAVDPSNSNTVYIGTGDDDAGDSASIGVLKSTDGGENFSTTAITFHGPSANISEVYVDPSNTNTLYVASNQGFYKSTNGGLTAKKTFNGNVKDIKLMPGDSNTIYLATTSSFLISKNGGESFNAVSSGLPAGISRMVIGVTKADFSRVYILAVGVENLLLGLYQSNDAGVTFTKKDNGTDIIETTQAWYNLALEVSQTNADVIYTGCLNVWKSMDSGASFEQVNSWDAPESTTYTHADIHQIREFNGEVFVLSDGGVYRSSNDAESFTDLTGGLQIGQFYRIAVGSKSSANIAGGLQDNGGYSRNNNTWKNFHGADGMEAGIDPNDSNLRYSFTQFGGGLFITEDGNSLTRRINGPSKGNWITPLKTTSTGAIYAGYKKLYKVEGESFIPVSSSFNSNIDVLEIDPINEAIMYVGVDNQLFRSTDSGKEFTWIKELPGDITAIEVNNNNNNIVYFATGTVTGKVLRSDNMGADLIDITSNLPDLGKNTLAHLANSADNALFVGTTLGVFKYNDAYGVWERFSNNLPNVNVRDLEINPNDMIMTAGTYGRGVWQTAIDFVQPMNDISLKSAQGTGGTVDCGESDIEIALENTGMNTISQVTLSYSINEGTEVSVDYSVNIAPKNESKITIKDLNLQPGAYSIKLNVTTDQDEFLSNNFKSISLLQNSHAVVGESYEFEDDALVTLNDKSSSVLWERGMPNGRQLKNAASGKNVYATNLDGNYTDLTLAYLYTGCYDLKEVTDAEFSFDMAYDLEQDWDVFYVQYSIDKGTTWNLLGSSYEDNWYNSNRDSEGNNCFNCQGGQWTGTDTQMQNYKTSLKDLEGNSSVVFRFVFHSDQSINQEGVVLDNVMITGKSAQKSAKQDLLFSVYPNPSNGVFNIKWQMEAEYSYSVSDLTGKIILQSDNSNAKTSQMDLTGVATGMYFLKITSNGTSAAKKLIVR, encoded by the coding sequence ATGAAAATCATTACTTTAACAATTTTTCTGATCACGATCACCACCGCAGCTCAACTGGGCACGGATGCGCCATGGATGCAGAATATTGCCGTAGAAAAAAGTACTGGTGAGCTGACCTTTAAACAAATCAAAGAAGCTGGCGAGCAATACTGGTCCACTCATAATCAATCAGCAAAAGGTAGCGGGTACAAGCCATTTCTAAGATGGTTGGAGCGATCAAAGCCTTACCTAAAAGCAGACGGTACTATTCAATCTCCTGAAGAAGTTCAAGCTGCATTACAAACTTTTCAGTTAGCTAAAACAATTCCAGCTCCTTCTCCTACTGATCATTCAAATTGGAATCCTGTAGGTCCTTTTCATTATGAAAACTCTACCTCTTGGTCTCCAGGTCAAGGTAGAATCAATACTATAACGGTCGATCCTAATAATTCTAACACTTACTATGTAGGCGCTCCATCTGGTGGGCTGTGGAAATCTACGAATGGTGGGCAAGACTGGAAACCACAAACTGATTTTTTATCACAAATAGGTGTCAGCGCCATTGCAGTTGATCCTAGCAACTCAAATACTGTTTATATAGGAACAGGGGACGACGACGCTGGAGACTCTGCAAGTATAGGTGTCTTGAAATCTACAGATGGTGGAGAGAATTTCAGTACAACAGCCATAACCTTCCACGGACCGTCAGCTAACATAAGCGAAGTGTACGTAGATCCATCCAATACCAATACCTTATATGTAGCCTCTAATCAAGGTTTTTATAAGTCCACTAATGGGGGATTGACTGCAAAAAAGACTTTTAACGGTAACGTAAAAGACATCAAATTGATGCCAGGTGATTCCAATACCATTTATTTAGCAACCACTTCATCTTTCCTAATTTCTAAGAATGGTGGTGAAAGCTTCAATGCGGTAAGCTCTGGTTTACCTGCTGGAATTTCTAGAATGGTAATAGGAGTTACTAAAGCTGATTTCTCTAGAGTATACATACTAGCTGTAGGAGTTGAAAACTTATTATTAGGCCTTTATCAGTCAAATGATGCTGGAGTTACATTTACTAAAAAGGACAATGGAACTGACATCATCGAAACGACTCAAGCCTGGTATAATCTAGCCTTAGAAGTTTCTCAAACTAATGCAGACGTTATCTATACCGGTTGTTTGAACGTATGGAAATCTATGGATTCAGGAGCTAGTTTTGAACAAGTAAATTCATGGGATGCACCAGAATCTACTACGTATACACATGCTGACATTCACCAAATCAGAGAATTTAATGGCGAGGTATTTGTCTTATCGGATGGCGGTGTCTACAGAAGCAGCAATGATGCGGAATCTTTTACTGACCTGACAGGGGGACTTCAAATAGGTCAGTTTTACCGTATCGCTGTAGGATCAAAATCCAGTGCTAATATAGCTGGTGGTTTGCAAGACAACGGTGGCTATTCCCGCAACAACAATACTTGGAAAAACTTTCACGGTGCTGATGGGATGGAAGCTGGTATTGATCCAAATGATTCCAACCTGCGTTACAGTTTTACACAATTTGGTGGTGGGTTATTTATTACTGAGGATGGCAACAGCTTGACCAGAAGAATCAATGGTCCTTCTAAAGGCAACTGGATCACCCCATTGAAAACGACCAGCACTGGTGCGATATATGCTGGCTATAAAAAATTATATAAAGTAGAAGGAGAGAGTTTTATTCCAGTTTCTTCAAGTTTTAATAGTAACATAGATGTCTTAGAAATTGACCCGATCAATGAAGCTATCATGTATGTAGGGGTAGACAATCAATTGTTCAGAAGTACGGATTCAGGGAAAGAATTCACATGGATCAAAGAACTTCCAGGAGACATCACCGCAATAGAGGTGAATAATAACAATAACAACATTGTTTATTTTGCTACAGGCACTGTCACTGGTAAAGTGCTGCGCAGTGATAATATGGGTGCCGATTTGATCGACATTACTTCAAACCTTCCTGATCTAGGAAAAAACACTTTAGCACACCTTGCAAATAGTGCGGACAATGCTTTGTTCGTAGGAACAACGTTAGGTGTTTTTAAGTATAATGATGCTTATGGTGTCTGGGAGCGTTTCTCAAACAATTTGCCAAACGTCAATGTCAGAGATTTAGAGATCAACCCTAATGACATGATCATGACTGCAGGAACTTATGGTCGTGGGGTGTGGCAAACAGCTATTGACTTTGTACAACCTATGAATGATATAAGCTTAAAGTCTGCACAAGGGACCGGTGGAACTGTTGATTGTGGAGAGAGTGACATTGAAATTGCATTAGAGAATACAGGTATGAATACCATTTCTCAAGTAACGCTATCCTATAGCATCAATGAGGGAACTGAAGTTTCTGTAGACTACTCTGTAAACATAGCACCTAAAAATGAGTCAAAGATCACCATTAAAGATTTGAACCTTCAGCCAGGTGCTTACTCAATCAAATTGAATGTAACTACAGATCAAGATGAGTTTTTAAGCAACAACTTTAAAAGCATTAGCTTACTTCAAAACAGCCATGCGGTGGTAGGTGAAAGCTATGAGTTTGAAGATGACGCATTAGTGACATTGAATGATAAAAGTTCCAGCGTATTGTGGGAACGTGGAATGCCTAATGGCCGTCAATTAAAAAACGCCGCTAGTGGTAAAAATGTTTATGCAACAAACCTAGACGGTAACTATACTGATCTTACTCTTGCCTACCTATATACGGGTTGTTATGACTTGAAAGAAGTTACAGATGCTGAATTCTCTTTTGACATGGCTTACGATCTAGAGCAAGACTGGGATGTGTTTTATGTACAATACTCCATCGATAAAGGAACCACCTGGAATTTACTAGGGTCAAGTTATGAAGACAACTGGTATAACTCAAATCGCGATAGTGAAGGGAACAACTGCTTCAACTGTCAAGGCGGGCAATGGACTGGAACTGATACACAAATGCAGAATTACAAGACTTCGTTGAAAGACCTAGAAGGAAATTCAAGTGTTGTATTTCGTTTTGTATTCCATTCAGACCAGTCCATCAATCAAGAAGGTGTAGTTCTAGACAACGTGATGATTACTGGAAAGTCCGCTCAAAAATCTGCTAAACAAGATCTTCTTTTTAGCGTATACCCTAATCCTTCCAACGGTGTGTTCAATATCAAATGGCAAATGGAGGCAGAATACTCCTATAGCGTTAGTGATCTTACTGGAAAAATCATTTTACAATCTGACAATAGCAATGCTAAGACTTCACAGATGGATCTCACAGGTGTTGCGACAGGAATGTACTTTTTAAAAATCACATCAAACGGGACTTCAGCAGCTAAGAAGCTGATCGTCCGTTAA
- a CDS encoding M13 family metallopeptidase: protein MNNHWTAMKSVLILAAITVFTSCKDDKQTDVAANKTYPGIDFSAMDTLVSPKDDFYRYVNGTWIDSTEIPADQTVWGGFNKLRKDTDADVLAILNKAQDDKNLDPKSDQAKAVYVYQSILDTESRNKAGYQPLMPFLQQINEVRKMEELPLLLGELAAYGVNGLISFGVGPDAKDTNMNVAQLGAGSLGMAREYYVEQDADSKQKLEKYQQHIARMLSMTGTDSVAARSIAANIVAFETKLAKPRLDKVASRNPLLSYNPMAKSNLKKLVPAMDWDAYFKTLGVKDFDTLIVSQPDYLKALQPMLTQKNLPVIKEYLKWTMINQASGSLSTALEDANWDFYSKTMRGAVEQEPMDERALGIVNGTVGEALGKLYVEQKFPKEAKEKALEMIDYVKKAYEVRINNLDWMSADTKKKAIDKLNGMTIKIGYPDKWKDYSAMEITSPEKGGNLFNNMMAVIKWNREDNLDNLGEPVDKSEWFMSPQTVNAYYNPYYNEIVFPAAILQPPFYDYNADAAINFGGMGAVIGHEISHGFDDSGARFDAAGNMTNWWTDEDNVKFTGLGDNLATQYSAIEVMPDVFINGKFTLGENIGDLGGVNAAYDALQMWLDDKGRPEEEIDGYTQEQRFFISWATVWRTKMRDEALQQRIKGDTHSPGMYRGYVPLQNIQAFYDAFDIKEGDKMYVKPEDRVIIW from the coding sequence ATGAATAACCATTGGACAGCTATGAAATCAGTTTTGATTCTGGCAGCAATTACAGTTTTTACATCGTGTAAAGACGACAAACAAACAGATGTAGCAGCAAATAAAACCTACCCAGGAATTGATTTTTCTGCCATGGACACTCTGGTGAGTCCTAAAGACGATTTTTACCGTTATGTAAACGGTACCTGGATTGACTCTACTGAAATTCCCGCAGACCAGACGGTTTGGGGTGGTTTCAACAAACTACGTAAAGACACAGATGCTGATGTTCTTGCTATCCTGAATAAAGCACAGGACGACAAGAACCTAGATCCAAAATCAGATCAAGCCAAAGCGGTATACGTGTACCAGTCTATTCTCGATACAGAGAGCCGTAACAAGGCTGGTTACCAACCTTTGATGCCTTTCTTACAACAGATCAATGAGGTACGAAAAATGGAGGAGTTACCTTTATTATTAGGTGAGTTAGCCGCATACGGTGTCAACGGTCTTATCTCTTTTGGAGTTGGTCCAGACGCTAAGGATACTAACATGAACGTGGCTCAACTAGGCGCAGGAAGCTTAGGAATGGCTAGAGAATATTATGTAGAGCAGGATGCAGACAGCAAGCAAAAGCTTGAAAAATACCAACAACACATTGCTCGCATGTTGTCCATGACGGGAACAGATAGCGTTGCAGCACGTTCTATAGCGGCAAACATTGTAGCATTTGAAACCAAACTAGCCAAGCCAAGACTGGATAAAGTTGCAAGCCGCAACCCGTTGCTTTCCTATAACCCGATGGCTAAATCCAACCTCAAGAAATTAGTTCCTGCAATGGATTGGGACGCCTATTTTAAGACTTTAGGAGTAAAGGATTTTGACACCCTGATTGTTTCTCAGCCTGATTACTTGAAGGCCTTACAACCCATGCTTACTCAAAAGAATCTTCCTGTAATTAAGGAATATTTGAAATGGACTATGATCAATCAAGCATCTGGTTCCCTTTCTACAGCACTGGAAGATGCTAACTGGGATTTCTATTCTAAAACCATGCGTGGAGCAGTAGAACAAGAACCTATGGATGAGCGTGCTTTAGGTATTGTGAACGGAACGGTTGGAGAAGCTTTAGGCAAATTGTATGTGGAGCAAAAGTTTCCTAAGGAAGCGAAAGAAAAAGCTCTTGAAATGATTGACTACGTGAAGAAAGCATACGAAGTGCGTATCAATAACTTAGACTGGATGAGCGCAGACACTAAGAAGAAGGCCATCGACAAATTGAATGGAATGACTATCAAGATAGGCTATCCAGACAAGTGGAAAGATTACAGCGCCATGGAAATCACTAGCCCTGAAAAAGGCGGGAACTTGTTCAATAACATGATGGCGGTAATCAAATGGAATCGTGAGGATAACCTTGATAACCTGGGTGAGCCAGTAGATAAGAGTGAGTGGTTCATGTCTCCACAAACGGTAAATGCTTATTACAACCCGTATTACAACGAGATTGTTTTTCCAGCTGCTATTTTACAGCCACCATTTTACGATTATAATGCAGATGCTGCGATCAACTTCGGTGGGATGGGAGCTGTGATAGGTCATGAGATTTCACATGGTTTTGATGATAGTGGAGCTCGATTTGACGCTGCTGGTAATATGACCAATTGGTGGACAGATGAAGATAACGTGAAGTTCACAGGATTGGGAGATAACCTTGCTACTCAATACAGCGCTATTGAAGTAATGCCAGATGTATTTATCAATGGAAAGTTTACACTAGGTGAAAATATTGGCGATTTAGGAGGTGTGAATGCCGCCTATGATGCCTTACAAATGTGGTTGGACGACAAAGGTCGACCAGAAGAAGAGATAGATGGATATACACAAGAACAGCGCTTTTTCATAAGCTGGGCGACCGTATGGCGCACTAAAATGCGCGATGAAGCCTTGCAGCAGCGTATCAAGGGTGACACCCACTCCCCAGGAATGTACCGTGGGTATGTGCCGCTTCAAAACATTCAAGCTTTTTACGATGCGTTTGATATCAAGGAAGGTGACAAAATGTATGTAAAACCAGAAGATCGAGTGATCATCTGGTAA
- a CDS encoding nuclear transport factor 2 family protein, with product MRNFIFLAVLAGLITSCANYQEIPKQAVEETIDQWHEAAAQADFEKYFGLMTSNAVFIGTDATENWQLAEFKAFAQPFFDRGKAWSFTSLERNVYSENEVVYFDELLDTQMGICRGSGVLIKENGKYKIAHYVLSIAVPNDNVENLTALKKNWDMQYIDQLRNQ from the coding sequence ATGAGGAATTTCATTTTTTTAGCAGTGTTGGCAGGTTTAATCACAAGCTGTGCCAACTATCAGGAGATACCTAAGCAGGCAGTTGAAGAAACTATCGATCAGTGGCATGAAGCTGCCGCGCAGGCTGACTTTGAAAAATACTTCGGGTTAATGACTAGCAACGCGGTATTTATAGGAACGGACGCTACTGAAAACTGGCAACTTGCAGAATTTAAAGCTTTTGCTCAACCGTTTTTTGATCGTGGTAAAGCTTGGTCTTTTACCTCTTTAGAACGCAATGTGTATTCAGAGAATGAAGTGGTCTATTTTGACGAATTGCTAGATACTCAAATGGGTATTTGTCGCGGCAGCGGTGTATTGATCAAAGAAAATGGCAAGTACAAAATTGCACACTACGTTCTTTCTATTGCAGTACCTAATGATAATGTAGAGAATCTAACTGCCTTGAAAAAGAATTGGGATATGCAGTACATCGATCAACTAAGGAATCAGTAA
- a CDS encoding CocE/NonD family hydrolase — protein sequence MKNLFVAVMFVVGFAFAKAQSSSTYVKDNYTKTVQYITMRDGVKLYTVIYAPKDTSKKYPIMLQRTCYSVAPYGEGEYKTALGPNPYMMEEGYIFVYQDVRGRWMSEGTFTNMTPNIPGNNVKNKKDIDESSDTYDTIDWLVNNLKNSNKKVGQWGISYPGFYTAAALPDAHPALVASSPQAPIGDFFFDDFHHMGATLQSYLMAYPVFGHQTEGPTTESWYTDKWDAMRAAGNTKDSYAFNMGIGPLKNVTENIYPDNEFWKEVSEHPNYDEFWQKRSIVNHLDNVNHAVMTVGGWFDAEDLYGPLTIYKNVERNNPKNENNSIVMGPWSHGNWAREPGTQMVNHIVFGDSISTFYQKEIETPFFEHHLKGKKNPELPEAYMFDTGLKQWEKFSVWPPKQEQIVFGFGKNGELLINEESDDDTSFSYVSDPAKPVPFRSEVTPVTFTPRAYMTDDQRHASRRPDVLTFQTDILEENTRLAGEIQANLEVILKDITDADFIVKVIDVYPDDMENDPKTPEGITLAGYQQLVRAETFRGRFRNDFSKPEAFTEGQKTSVNFPLQDVLHTFKKGHRIMIQIHSTWFPYIDRNPQKYVENIFEAEADDFTAGTVTILGSSEVSVGKRPDFTIMNSTPKN from the coding sequence ATGAAAAATCTATTTGTTGCTGTGATGTTTGTGGTGGGGTTCGCTTTCGCGAAAGCGCAATCTTCATCTACATATGTAAAAGACAACTACACTAAAACCGTCCAATACATTACCATGCGCGATGGCGTAAAACTCTATACAGTCATTTATGCGCCTAAGGATACCTCTAAGAAATATCCAATCATGCTACAGCGCACCTGTTATAGTGTGGCACCTTATGGTGAAGGCGAATATAAAACGGCTCTAGGCCCAAACCCTTACATGATGGAAGAAGGCTATATTTTTGTCTATCAAGACGTGCGTGGTCGATGGATGAGTGAAGGAACATTCACTAATATGACACCCAATATTCCAGGTAACAATGTCAAAAACAAAAAGGATATTGATGAAAGCTCTGACACTTACGATACTATAGACTGGCTGGTCAATAACTTGAAAAACTCTAATAAGAAAGTAGGTCAATGGGGAATTTCCTACCCTGGGTTTTACACCGCGGCTGCTTTGCCTGATGCGCATCCTGCGTTAGTAGCCTCTTCCCCACAAGCACCTATTGGTGATTTCTTTTTTGATGACTTCCACCACATGGGAGCCACGCTGCAGAGTTACCTTATGGCTTATCCCGTTTTCGGTCATCAAACGGAAGGACCAACAACGGAGAGCTGGTACACAGATAAATGGGATGCGATGCGCGCCGCTGGAAACACTAAAGATTCCTATGCTTTCAATATGGGAATAGGCCCTCTAAAAAATGTAACTGAAAACATATATCCAGACAATGAGTTTTGGAAAGAGGTTTCAGAACACCCTAATTATGATGAGTTCTGGCAAAAAAGATCCATCGTCAACCATTTGGACAATGTCAACCATGCGGTAATGACCGTTGGCGGCTGGTTTGATGCAGAGGATTTGTATGGCCCATTAACCATCTACAAAAACGTAGAGCGCAACAATCCAAAGAATGAAAATAACAGTATAGTAATGGGACCTTGGAGCCATGGCAACTGGGCTAGAGAGCCTGGAACCCAGATGGTAAATCACATCGTTTTTGGTGATAGTATTTCCACATTTTACCAGAAAGAGATAGAAACTCCGTTTTTTGAGCACCACTTAAAAGGAAAGAAAAACCCAGAACTTCCTGAAGCTTATATGTTTGATACTGGTCTAAAACAATGGGAGAAATTTTCTGTCTGGCCACCTAAACAAGAGCAGATTGTTTTTGGTTTTGGAAAAAATGGAGAGTTGTTAATCAATGAAGAAAGCGACGATGATACTAGCTTTAGTTATGTAAGTGACCCAGCAAAGCCAGTACCTTTCCGTAGTGAAGTGACTCCAGTGACGTTTACGCCTAGAGCTTATATGACAGACGATCAACGCCACGCTTCCCGCAGACCCGATGTTTTGACATTCCAAACAGACATTTTAGAAGAGAACACCCGATTGGCTGGAGAAATTCAAGCAAACCTAGAAGTCATCTTAAAAGATATTACTGATGCAGACTTTATTGTAAAGGTGATTGACGTATATCCAGACGATATGGAAAATGACCCAAAGACTCCTGAAGGAATCACTTTAGCAGGATACCAGCAGTTGGTACGTGCAGAGACCTTTAGAGGACGCTTCCGCAATGATTTTTCTAAACCAGAAGCTTTCACAGAAGGTCAAAAAACTTCAGTGAACTTCCCATTGCAGGATGTCCTACATACGTTCAAAAAAGGCCACCGCATCATGATACAGATTCACAGCACTTGGTTTCCATACATCGATAGAAATCCTCAAAAGTATGTAGAAAACATCTTTGAGGCGGAAGCAGATGACTTTACCGCAGGTACTGTGACAATATTAGGGTCCAGCGAAGTAAGCGTAGGAAAACGTCCTGACTTTACTATTATGAATTCTACACCTAAAAATTAA
- a CDS encoding DNA-3-methyladenine glycosylase I, with protein MQKTKLKQRCGWCLGDDLYEEYHDNEWGKPVYDDDILFEFLILETMQAGLSWITILKKRENYRNALDGFDSIKIANYDADKVAALLLDPGIIRHRLKIQSIINNAQCFLKLQEEYGSFSKFLWKYVHSKPIVNHVKDYKNVPATTALSDQLAKDLKKRGFKFVGSTTIYAFMQAVGMVNDHEISCYRYDEV; from the coding sequence ATGCAAAAGACAAAATTAAAGCAACGTTGTGGTTGGTGCCTAGGCGATGATTTATATGAAGAATACCACGATAATGAATGGGGCAAGCCAGTTTATGATGATGATATTCTTTTTGAATTTCTTATTTTAGAAACCATGCAGGCCGGTTTGAGCTGGATCACAATACTTAAAAAACGAGAAAACTATCGCAATGCACTTGATGGATTTGATTCAATCAAAATTGCTAATTATGATGCAGATAAGGTAGCGGCGTTATTGCTTGATCCTGGGATTATACGCCACAGACTAAAAATCCAAAGCATTATCAACAATGCTCAATGTTTCCTAAAGCTTCAGGAGGAATATGGCAGTTTTTCAAAATTTTTATGGAAATATGTACACTCTAAGCCTATTGTGAATCACGTGAAAGATTATAAGAATGTGCCAGCGACCACCGCATTATCAGACCAACTGGCTAAAGATCTCAAAAAGCGAGGCTTTAAGTTTGTGGGCAGTACCACAATCTACGCCTTTATGCAGGCCGTCGGGATGGTTAACGATCACGAAATCTCATGTTACCGTTATGATGAAGTTTAA